The following proteins come from a genomic window of Aequorivita marisscotiae:
- a CDS encoding nitrous oxide reductase family maturation protein NosD, whose amino-acid sequence MWSKTITVCATCPVKSINEAILQAEEGDTVFVKKGIYKEANIKINKSIALIGENLPTIDGEKKGEIITIGTDNVTLDGFKIINVGVSYTTDYAAVRVVNSEGFVIKNLELEKLFFGIYLQKSNNGKVLNNKVRGEAVTEFNSGNAIHLWYCKNVEVRGNDVQRVRDGIYLEFSDEISIKDNFSKNNVRYGLHFMFSNNNYVINNVFETNGAGIALMFSKFMEVENNIIKKNWGTAAYGLLLKEVNDANIKNNLFFENTVGITVEGSNRLQYANNDFTSNGYAIKVKGACYENHVIDNNFLYNSFDISYNGRINNNKFNNNYWSNYTGYDLDKNGIGDVAYRPVKLFSYIVNRTPETIILMRSLFIDIIDFSEKVSPVFTPDDLMDENPRMKQIAHDRN is encoded by the coding sequence ATGTGGTCTAAAACAATAACGGTTTGTGCTACCTGCCCTGTAAAATCTATTAACGAAGCTATTCTTCAAGCCGAAGAGGGCGATACCGTTTTTGTAAAAAAAGGCATATACAAAGAAGCCAATATAAAAATTAATAAAAGCATTGCTCTAATTGGAGAAAATTTACCCACAATTGACGGGGAGAAGAAGGGTGAGATTATTACCATTGGTACTGATAACGTAACCTTAGATGGCTTTAAGATTATAAACGTAGGGGTTAGTTATACAACAGATTATGCGGCAGTTCGCGTGGTAAACAGTGAAGGTTTTGTTATAAAAAATTTAGAACTCGAAAAGCTTTTCTTCGGAATTTACCTTCAAAAATCTAACAATGGCAAAGTACTTAACAATAAGGTGCGGGGAGAGGCGGTAACCGAATTTAATTCAGGAAATGCAATTCATCTTTGGTATTGTAAAAATGTAGAAGTTCGCGGAAATGATGTGCAGCGGGTGCGCGACGGAATCTATCTTGAATTTTCAGATGAAATTTCAATCAAGGATAATTTCAGTAAAAATAATGTGCGCTATGGGCTTCATTTTATGTTTAGCAATAACAATTATGTAATCAATAATGTTTTTGAAACCAACGGCGCCGGAATAGCTTTAATGTTTTCAAAGTTTATGGAAGTTGAAAACAATATTATAAAGAAAAACTGGGGCACCGCAGCCTATGGGTTATTGTTAAAGGAAGTAAACGATGCCAACATTAAAAACAACCTGTTTTTTGAAAATACGGTAGGTATAACTGTAGAGGGGAGCAACCGTTTGCAATACGCAAATAACGATTTTACCAGTAATGGCTACGCAATAAAAGTGAAGGGCGCATGCTACGAAAACCACGTTATTGATAATAATTTTCTTTATAACTCTTTCGATATATCATACAACGGGCGGATAAACAACAATAAATTTAACAACAATTATTGGAGCAATTATACGGGGTACGATTTAGACAAGAACGGCATTGGCGATGTGGCGTATCGTCCGGTAAAACTGTTTTCATATATAGTAAACCGCACTCCGGAAACCATTATTTTAATGCGAAGCTTATTTATAGATATTATAGATTTTTCGGAAAAAGTTTCCCCGGTATTTACACCGGATGATTTAATGGATGAAAATCCAAGAATGAAACAAATAGCTCATGATAGAAATTAG
- a CDS encoding nitrous oxide reductase accessory protein NosL: MKIIQLLVILVLFTACTVKPQPINYGSDVCHYCNMTIVDKQHASQMVTAKGKAFKYDAIECMVHSLQDEFKDTEMAHQLVADFYQPGELINATEASYLVSEQLQSPMGANLSAFKNTENGQKALEEFSGKIYTWKEIQEYLKL, encoded by the coding sequence ATGAAAATTATACAACTCTTGGTTATTTTAGTACTCTTTACAGCCTGTACAGTAAAACCACAACCTATAAATTACGGCTCAGACGTGTGCCACTACTGCAATATGACTATTGTAGATAAACAGCACGCCTCACAAATGGTTACTGCAAAAGGAAAAGCTTTTAAGTACGACGCCATAGAATGTATGGTCCATTCGTTACAGGATGAGTTTAAAGACACCGAAATGGCGCACCAACTAGTGGCAGATTTTTACCAACCGGGCGAGTTGATTAATGCGACAGAAGCTAGCTATTTGGTGAGTGAACAACTGCAAAGTCCAATGGGAGCAAATCTATCGGCGTTTAAAAATACAGAGAACGGACAAAAAGCCCTGGAAGAATTTAGCGGTAAAATATACACTTGGAAGGAAATACAAGAATATTTAAAATTGTAA
- a CDS encoding fasciclin domain-containing protein, with amino-acid sequence MKTIIKLFFVSAAVLLFSACKNEKTTETGASVESSTPSEVSSSNQGQAFIEDDESAPNVLQIAIGSPDHTTLVAAVQAAGLENSLVNAGPLMVFAPTDEAFNALPAGTVEDLLKPENKEKLASILKHHVTPGNYSKEFLKKFKKVGQADGNDAKVEVVGDDVFVGGAKIVASVDAGNGIVHVVDKVIVPAN; translated from the coding sequence ATGAAAACAATCATTAAACTATTTTTTGTTTCAGCTGCAGTACTGCTGTTTTCAGCTTGTAAAAACGAAAAAACTACCGAAACTGGAGCTTCCGTAGAGAGTTCCACACCAAGCGAAGTTTCATCAAGCAATCAAGGACAAGCGTTTATTGAAGATGATGAATCTGCACCCAATGTGTTGCAAATCGCTATTGGATCGCCAGACCACACCACCTTGGTAGCAGCTGTACAAGCGGCAGGGTTGGAAAATTCATTAGTTAATGCGGGACCTTTGATGGTGTTTGCGCCTACCGATGAGGCTTTTAATGCGTTGCCAGCGGGTACTGTAGAAGATTTATTAAAGCCTGAAAATAAAGAAAAGTTAGCTTCTATACTGAAACATCACGTAACTCCAGGAAATTATTCGAAGGAATTTTTAAAGAAATTTAAGAAAGTAGGACAAGCCGATGGCAATGACGCTAAGGTAGAAGTTGTAGGCGATGATGTATTTGTAGGCGGTGCAAAAATAGTGGCCAGTGTAGATGCTGGAAACGGAATTGTACACGTAGTAGATAAAGTAATAGTACCGGCTAATTAA
- a CDS encoding ABC transporter permease produces MLKILKYSFYDLMRSRWSYVYFLFYLLLGIVLLFLNNDLSKAVITLMNVIIILVPLIGTIFGVMYYYNSREFTELLLAQPVKRSSIFLGQYFGVATSLSMSLVIGLGMPFVFYGIFNSNAIWDFSLLLVTGAFLTFIFTALAFVIALSNENKIKGFGYAILLWLFMAVIYDGIFLMSLLYFEDYPLDKFSLIATMLNPVDLSRVLILLKLDISALLGYTGAVFQKFFGTNFGLILSFVMLIVWVVVPTFFIWRIAKRKDF; encoded by the coding sequence ATGCTTAAAATATTAAAATACAGTTTTTACGATTTAATGCGAAGCCGCTGGAGCTACGTATATTTTCTGTTCTATTTACTGCTTGGCATCGTGTTGTTGTTTCTTAACAACGACCTTTCAAAAGCAGTTATAACGTTAATGAACGTAATCATTATTTTGGTGCCGCTTATTGGGACTATTTTCGGGGTGATGTATTATTACAATTCCCGCGAATTTACCGAACTGCTTTTGGCGCAACCCGTAAAACGAAGCTCCATTTTTTTGGGTCAGTATTTTGGAGTTGCAACCTCTTTATCAATGAGTTTGGTGATAGGCTTGGGAATGCCATTTGTTTTCTACGGAATTTTTAACAGTAACGCCATTTGGGACTTTTCACTATTGCTAGTAACGGGGGCATTTTTAACCTTTATTTTTACCGCTTTGGCCTTTGTAATCGCGCTTTCCAACGAAAACAAAATAAAGGGGTTTGGGTACGCTATCTTACTTTGGTTGTTTATGGCGGTAATCTACGACGGTATCTTTTTAATGTCGTTATTGTATTTTGAAGATTATCCGTTAGATAAATTTTCCCTAATTGCCACGATGCTAAACCCAGTAGATTTATCGCGGGTATTGATACTTTTAAAGCTGGATATTTCGGCACTTTTAGGATATACCGGAGCCGTATTTCAGAAGTTTTTTGGAACAAATTTCGGACTAATTTTATCGTTTGTAATGCTAATTGTTTGGGTGGTTGTGCCTACCTTCTTTATTTGGCGAATTGCAAAACGGAAGGATTTTTAG
- a CDS encoding cbb3-type cytochrome c oxidase subunit I, with the protein MKYKSQKVAYWFFALSMLLLVLQITYGFIMGFARIGMDGLHEFIPFNTARAVHTNLLVVWLLSGFMGAAYYIIPEEAQRELVSVKLAYVQLISLAAVGVAAIVGYHFNWWEGRKFLEIPRQLDYLVVLNVLLFLALILLTLFKGKRKTTTALVLTMGLLFAALLYIPGMLPFDSQVTDSFFRWWVVHLWVEGVWELIMGGILAFLLIKLTGVDREVIEKWLYVIVGLTFLSGVLGTGHHYYYIGVNKIWLIVGGIFSALEPLAFLAMALFAVNMYRKGEKKHPNKIALFWTLGAAIVSFVGAGLLGFAHTLPQTNLYTHGTLVTAMHGHLAFWGAYAMIVLAIISYSLPNMTGRKYYDGIRGRVAFWTSNIGMIGMTMAFGVAGVAQVYLERKFGMEFMAVQKEISIHFVVLIICASLFAVGILTYIYDFYKHGRPTDEALEKAEHEYL; encoded by the coding sequence ATGAAATATAAATCTCAAAAAGTAGCTTATTGGTTTTTCGCACTTTCAATGCTGTTACTCGTACTTCAAATAACCTATGGTTTTATTATGGGTTTTGCCCGTATCGGGATGGATGGGCTTCACGAATTTATTCCTTTTAATACGGCGCGTGCCGTTCACACCAATCTCTTGGTGGTTTGGTTGCTCTCCGGGTTTATGGGGGCTGCTTACTATATTATTCCTGAAGAGGCCCAGCGCGAACTCGTAAGTGTAAAGTTGGCGTATGTACAGCTTATTTCACTTGCGGCGGTTGGCGTGGCCGCAATTGTGGGCTATCACTTTAACTGGTGGGAAGGCCGTAAATTTTTGGAAATTCCGCGGCAGCTTGACTATTTGGTAGTTTTAAACGTGCTGCTGTTTTTAGCATTAATACTTCTGACACTTTTTAAAGGAAAACGAAAAACTACCACAGCATTAGTGCTCACAATGGGGCTGCTATTTGCGGCATTATTATACATTCCCGGAATGTTGCCGTTTGACAGTCAGGTAACCGACAGCTTTTTTCGCTGGTGGGTAGTTCATCTTTGGGTTGAAGGCGTTTGGGAACTTATTATGGGCGGTATTCTGGCATTCCTATTAATTAAACTTACGGGAGTTGACCGAGAAGTTATTGAAAAATGGCTTTATGTAATCGTCGGCCTAACCTTTCTTTCTGGAGTACTGGGCACCGGCCACCACTACTATTATATTGGTGTAAATAAAATCTGGCTGATCGTTGGTGGAATTTTCTCGGCCTTGGAACCTTTGGCCTTCCTTGCAATGGCACTTTTTGCGGTAAATATGTACCGCAAAGGAGAGAAAAAACACCCTAATAAAATTGCCTTATTCTGGACGTTGGGTGCCGCAATTGTATCGTTTGTGGGCGCAGGACTTTTAGGGTTTGCACACACGCTGCCACAAACAAACCTTTATACACACGGAACCTTGGTAACTGCAATGCACGGACACTTGGCCTTTTGGGGAGCTTATGCAATGATTGTTTTAGCAATTATAAGCTATAGTTTGCCGAATATGACAGGGCGTAAGTATTATGACGGCATACGTGGCCGCGTGGCGTTCTGGACATCAAATATTGGAATGATAGGAATGACGATGGCTTTTGGTGTAGCGGGCGTAGCACAGGTTTATTTGGAACGAAAATTTGGCATGGAATTTATGGCAGTTCAAAAGGAAATTAGCATCCATTTTGTAGTGTTGATTATCTGCGCCAGTTTATTTGCCGTGGGAATTTTAACCTATATCTATGACTTTTACAAACACGGTCGTCCAACAGATGAAGCTTTGGAAAAAGCTGAACACGAATATTTATAA
- a CDS encoding ABC transporter ATP-binding protein has protein sequence MIEIRDLYKKFGKNEVLKGIDLAIKEGGIFSILGPNGSGKTTLIKAILGMVLPDSGEIFINGKSLRNNFKYREKIDYLPQIANFPGNLKVNELIAMIKDLRASEATKDEELIELFKLQPFLNKRLVNLSGGTKQKVNLVLTFMFDSPLIILDEPTSGLDPISHLRLKNLIFAEKEKGKTILVTSHILSFVEEIADEIVFLLEGKIYFKGSIPELKAKTEQPDFEHAIASILSASYA, from the coding sequence ATGATAGAAATTAGGGATTTATATAAAAAATTCGGTAAGAACGAAGTGCTTAAGGGCATCGACCTCGCTATAAAAGAAGGCGGTATTTTTTCCATTCTCGGGCCTAACGGATCGGGAAAAACCACACTTATTAAAGCTATTTTAGGTATGGTTTTGCCAGATTCGGGTGAAATTTTCATTAATGGAAAGTCGTTGAGAAACAATTTTAAATATCGCGAAAAGATAGATTACCTACCGCAGATTGCAAACTTTCCCGGCAACCTAAAAGTGAATGAACTTATTGCCATGATAAAGGATTTAAGGGCTTCCGAGGCAACTAAAGACGAAGAGCTAATTGAACTTTTTAAGCTGCAACCCTTCCTTAATAAACGATTGGTAAACCTCTCCGGAGGAACAAAACAAAAAGTAAACCTAGTGCTTACTTTTATGTTTGACAGTCCGTTAATAATTCTTGACGAACCTACCAGCGGCCTCGATCCTATTTCGCATTTGCGGCTAAAAAACTTAATTTTTGCCGAAAAGGAAAAAGGGAAAACAATTTTGGTAACCTCGCATATTTTGAGTTTTGTGGAAGAAATTGCCGACGAGATAGTTTTTCTGTTGGAAGGAAAAATTTATTTTAAGGGAAGTATCCCAGAATTAAAAGCGAAAACCGAACAACCCGATTTTGAACACGCTATAGCCTCCATTTTATCTGCTAGTTATGCTTAA
- a CDS encoding c-type cytochrome, producing the protein MLSKQQARAFFLGGTLVTFLIFIGLTIYSFSDGNDQTNYENITEQVVRGKVIWEENNCMGCHTILGEGGYYAPELTKVVERRGEGLIKAILMSPVPWEPNGRKMVAYGFTAEEADDVIAFFNWIGEIDLNGFDRIVSPLAKDKQLLNNQSEN; encoded by the coding sequence ATGCTATCCAAACAACAAGCGCGGGCATTTTTCCTCGGTGGAACGCTCGTAACATTCCTGATTTTTATTGGTCTTACCATTTACTCCTTTAGCGATGGAAACGACCAGACCAACTATGAAAACATTACCGAACAAGTAGTACGCGGTAAGGTTATCTGGGAGGAGAACAACTGCATGGGTTGCCACACCATTCTCGGCGAAGGTGGCTATTATGCCCCTGAACTTACCAAAGTTGTTGAACGTAGAGGCGAAGGTCTAATAAAAGCAATTCTTATGTCGCCCGTGCCTTGGGAGCCAAACGGTAGAAAAATGGTGGCTTATGGTTTCACGGCCGAAGAGGCCGATGACGTCATCGCATTTTTCAATTGGATTGGCGAAATAGACTTAAATGGTTTTGACCGCATAGTATCGCCTTTAGCGAAAGACAAACAATTACTTAATAACCAATCTGAAAATTAA
- the nosZ gene encoding Sec-dependent nitrous-oxide reductase, whose protein sequence is MKKTINILIALIMAAGLVSCNNGGDQKSKKGGQGGLATNAAERVYVAPGEHDEFYGFMSGGFSGQLGVYGLPSGRLLKVLPVFSQNPENGWGYSEETKPMLNTSYGFVPWDDSHHPDISQTNGVLDGRWIFINGNNTPRIARIGLKSFKTEEIIEIPNSAGNHSSSFITENTEYVVAGTRFSVPVPQKDMSINEYKGNFKGALTFINVDQETGRMGIKFQLMMPGFNYDLSHPGRDKSHGWFFFTTYNTEEAHSLLEVNASQNDKDFIAAVNWKVIEEYVNNGGGTKVPANYAHNILDEHTHTATSTMLKEVLTVNPMDVPGAVYFLPTPKSPHGCDVDPTGEYIIGNGKLSADLTVHSFTKMLDAIENKKFDGEAYGIPILNFEDILAGVVKQPGLGPLHTEFDGNGNAYTTFFISSEVVKWKVGTWEVLDRQPVFYSVGHGMIPGGNSRKPFGKYFVALNKITKDRYLPTGPELTQSAQLFDITGDKMELLLDFPTIGEPHYAAAIPAELVAPNSTKIFKLAENKHKYAVLQDSDVRVERDGKDVHIYMNMIRSHFNPDNIEGVKVGDKVYFHITNHEQDFDVPHGFAVIGANNAELLIMPGATETLLWEPKQVGVWPFYCTDFCSALHQEMQGYIRVSPADSNIELSWSLGED, encoded by the coding sequence ATGAAAAAAACAATTAATATTTTAATCGCCTTGATTATGGCTGCCGGATTGGTGAGCTGTAATAATGGGGGAGACCAAAAGAGCAAGAAAGGTGGTCAGGGAGGTTTGGCTACAAATGCTGCCGAGCGAGTTTATGTAGCGCCAGGTGAGCACGACGAATTTTACGGCTTTATGTCTGGTGGATTTAGCGGCCAGCTGGGTGTTTACGGACTGCCATCGGGTCGATTACTTAAAGTTCTTCCGGTTTTCTCACAGAACCCAGAGAACGGATGGGGTTATTCTGAAGAAACAAAACCAATGTTAAATACATCGTACGGGTTTGTGCCTTGGGACGATTCGCACCACCCGGATATTTCACAAACCAATGGGGTATTGGATGGTCGTTGGATATTTATAAATGGTAACAACACCCCGAGAATTGCACGTATTGGCTTAAAGAGCTTTAAAACTGAGGAGATCATTGAAATTCCAAACAGTGCGGGTAACCACAGTTCATCTTTTATTACTGAAAACACTGAATATGTAGTAGCGGGAACTCGTTTCTCTGTGCCGGTGCCTCAAAAGGATATGTCGATTAACGAGTACAAAGGAAATTTTAAAGGTGCCCTAACGTTTATTAATGTAGATCAAGAAACCGGAAGAATGGGAATTAAATTCCAGCTAATGATGCCAGGTTTTAATTACGATTTATCGCACCCTGGACGTGATAAGAGTCACGGTTGGTTCTTCTTTACTACTTATAATACCGAAGAAGCCCACTCCCTTTTGGAAGTTAACGCATCACAAAACGACAAGGATTTTATTGCTGCCGTAAACTGGAAAGTAATTGAAGAATACGTAAACAACGGTGGTGGTACAAAAGTACCTGCAAACTATGCGCACAACATATTAGATGAGCATACACACACGGCTACTTCAACTATGTTAAAAGAAGTTTTAACAGTAAACCCGATGGATGTACCGGGAGCGGTTTATTTTTTACCAACTCCTAAATCTCCACACGGTTGCGACGTTGATCCAACAGGAGAATACATTATTGGAAACGGAAAACTTTCTGCAGATTTAACTGTTCACAGTTTTACAAAAATGCTTGATGCTATTGAGAACAAGAAATTTGATGGAGAAGCTTATGGCATTCCAATCTTAAACTTTGAGGATATTCTTGCGGGAGTAGTAAAGCAACCAGGATTAGGGCCACTTCATACCGAATTTGATGGTAATGGAAATGCTTATACCACATTCTTTATCTCTTCTGAAGTAGTAAAATGGAAAGTGGGTACTTGGGAAGTTTTAGACCGTCAGCCAGTGTTTTATTCTGTAGGACACGGTATGATTCCTGGTGGAAATTCGCGTAAGCCATTTGGTAAGTATTTTGTTGCCTTAAACAAGATTACAAAAGATAGATACCTACCCACAGGTCCGGAACTTACACAGTCTGCCCAGTTGTTCGATATTACGGGCGATAAAATGGAGCTGTTGTTAGATTTCCCAACAATCGGGGAACCTCACTATGCTGCTGCGATTCCAGCCGAATTGGTTGCGCCAAATTCAACAAAAATCTTTAAGCTTGCTGAAAACAAACACAAGTATGCAGTTCTTCAAGATAGCGATGTACGAGTAGAGCGTGATGGAAAAGATGTTCATATTTATATGAATATGATTAGAAGCCACTTTAACCCAGATAATATTGAAGGTGTAAAAGTAGGGGACAAGGTGTACTTCCACATTACAAACCACGAACAAGACTTTGATGTACCACACGGTTTTGCGGTAATTGGTGCAAATAATGCTGAATTATTGATTATGCCCGGAGCTACCGAAACCTTACTTTGGGAACCAAAACAAGTAGGTGTTTGGCCGTTCTATTGTACCGATTTCTGTTCTGCACTTCACCAAGAAATGCAAGGATATATTCGTGTAAGCCCAGCAGATTCAAACATTGAATTGTCTTGGAGCTTAGGCGAAGATTAA
- a CDS encoding CIA30 family protein — protein sequence MKYFIFILILFQGMNTKIIFDFNKESNLQVWIIVDDAVMGGKSTSEIKLNANGFGVFKGQVSVANNGGFSSVRYQFNKLNVAKYSKIRIRLKGDGKDYQFRIKDNADSYYSYIATFSTANTWENIEIGLKNMYPSLRGRKLDIPNFSHNYIEQIAFLIANKKDENFELLIDTIELI from the coding sequence ATGAAATATTTCATCTTTATTCTAATACTATTTCAAGGAATGAACACTAAAATAATTTTCGATTTTAATAAAGAGTCAAATCTTCAAGTTTGGATTATTGTTGACGATGCGGTAATGGGCGGTAAATCAACAAGTGAGATTAAACTGAACGCCAATGGTTTTGGGGTTTTTAAAGGACAGGTATCCGTGGCAAATAATGGCGGATTTTCATCGGTTCGTTATCAATTCAACAAATTGAACGTCGCAAAATACTCGAAAATCAGAATTAGGTTGAAAGGAGATGGTAAAGATTATCAGTTTAGAATTAAGGATAATGCAGATAGTTACTACTCCTATATCGCTACATTTTCAACTGCCAACACGTGGGAAAATATAGAAATAGGTTTAAAAAATATGTATCCCTCTTTAAGGGGAAGAAAACTGGACATTCCAAATTTTTCACATAACTATATAGAACAAATTGCATTTCTGATCGCTAATAAAAAAGATGAAAACTTTGAACTTTTAATTGATACAATCGAACTAATATAA
- a CDS encoding Lacal_2735 family protein, which translates to MFNIFNRKSKAEKLHAQYKKLMEESFKLSTTNRKLSDSKVSEAEAVLQQIELLKKNS; encoded by the coding sequence ATGTTTAATATATTCAACAGAAAATCCAAGGCCGAAAAACTACATGCTCAGTACAAAAAATTAATGGAAGAATCTTTTAAACTGTCCACAACCAACAGAAAACTCAGTGACAGTAAAGTTTCAGAAGCCGAAGCAGTTTTACAGCAAATAGAGCTACTTAAAAAGAATTCGTAA
- a CDS encoding CbbQ/NirQ/NorQ/GpvN family protein, with protein sequence MSTIDTNIIRSETKVSYRTIPFYKPIDREVEVFQHAFKNKLPILLKGPTGTGKTRFVDFMAHQLEQSLLTVSCHEETSSTDLIGRYIIKGAETIWVDGPLTKAVKEGAILYLDEIAEARPDVVVAIHSLTDHRKELYIDKLGITVEAHPDFMLVASFNPGYQKGFKELKPSTRQRFVALSFQYPTAKDETEIVHTETGLDKDTSKKLVNIANKIRNLTELGLTETVSTRLLVDAAMLINSGLPKRLSVKVAIVEPLTDDLEITQALTDLCDLMI encoded by the coding sequence ATGTCCACAATAGATACTAATATCATAAGATCAGAAACGAAGGTTTCTTATAGAACCATACCCTTTTACAAACCCATAGATCGCGAAGTTGAAGTTTTTCAGCACGCGTTTAAAAACAAATTGCCCATTTTGCTGAAAGGCCCCACGGGAACTGGAAAAACCAGGTTTGTAGATTTTATGGCGCATCAATTGGAGCAGTCGCTTTTAACGGTTTCCTGTCATGAGGAAACTTCTTCCACAGACCTTATTGGCCGCTATATAATCAAAGGCGCCGAAACTATTTGGGTGGACGGGCCGTTGACCAAAGCGGTAAAAGAAGGTGCAATTCTATATTTAGATGAAATCGCCGAAGCTCGCCCAGACGTTGTGGTTGCGATACATTCACTCACAGATCACAGAAAGGAATTGTATATAGACAAACTGGGCATTACCGTAGAAGCCCATCCGGATTTTATGCTCGTGGCTTCCTTTAATCCAGGATATCAAAAGGGTTTTAAAGAGCTGAAACCTTCTACCCGCCAACGTTTTGTGGCACTTTCGTTTCAATATCCCACTGCAAAGGATGAAACCGAAATTGTGCACACGGAAACTGGTTTGGACAAAGACACCTCCAAAAAATTGGTAAACATTGCCAATAAAATTCGCAATCTAACTGAATTGGGACTTACCGAAACCGTCTCCACCCGTTTGTTGGTAGATGCGGCAATGCTTATAAACAGCGGTCTTCCCAAACGACTTTCCGTAAAAGTGGCAATTGTGGAACCATTGACCGATGATCTTGAAATTACCCAAGCACTAACAGATCTGTGCGATTTGATGATTTAA